A section of the Paenibacillus odorifer genome encodes:
- a CDS encoding TIGR02678 family protein, which yields MDRDQMVLQECVEALFHFYWIHRDKQADLYFQILSRKAELTDMMRDYFGYRLILRTEFIKLEKIPVSSKPFMGINNFSTVHHYMFFCCFLTYLEDKGEDQQFTLQNACDAIRMYYPEDAIHFAWEERSHRRAFADVLQHCVMLRLVYVVDRDIDGFRDDINHDVLFQTTPYFRHFAPLYFLDLSKIQSWSQLEEHITKEITNNTTPKQRVLRRFFLESAIYDDELSEDEVILLEDRQELERLNEIICESFEYWHLERYHRTTMLIHSEVRYGDYYPKDEQISNTAVQYATFIWDMVNEQKVALDHNGRITCTEYEALKWFQAIKELHSHGWTKSFTERPVTTIWREVMEYMSDFHMAEVQMDKQIVFYSATGRVTGYYA from the coding sequence ATGGATAGAGATCAGATGGTGCTCCAGGAATGTGTTGAAGCTTTGTTTCATTTTTACTGGATTCATCGTGACAAGCAGGCTGACCTATATTTTCAGATTCTCTCTAGAAAAGCAGAGCTTACTGACATGATGCGAGATTATTTTGGCTATCGTTTAATATTACGTACTGAGTTTATTAAATTGGAAAAAATACCTGTCTCTTCTAAGCCCTTTATGGGTATTAATAACTTTTCAACAGTACATCATTATATGTTTTTTTGCTGCTTCCTTACTTATTTAGAAGACAAAGGTGAAGATCAGCAGTTTACTTTACAAAATGCATGCGATGCTATTCGCATGTATTATCCGGAAGACGCCATCCATTTTGCCTGGGAGGAACGTTCACATCGCAGGGCATTTGCAGATGTTTTGCAGCATTGCGTTATGTTAAGGCTCGTTTATGTCGTGGATCGCGATATCGACGGATTTAGAGACGATATAAATCACGATGTTTTATTTCAGACGACGCCATATTTTCGTCATTTTGCCCCACTCTACTTCTTGGATCTGAGTAAAATTCAAAGTTGGAGTCAATTAGAAGAACATATTACGAAGGAAATTACGAATAACACAACACCAAAACAACGGGTTCTACGTCGGTTTTTTTTAGAATCGGCCATTTATGATGATGAACTTTCAGAAGATGAAGTTATTTTGCTAGAAGATAGGCAGGAGCTTGAAAGACTAAATGAAATAATTTGTGAGTCATTTGAATATTGGCATCTCGAACGGTACCATCGTACAACGATGCTCATACATTCAGAAGTTCGTTATGGAGACTATTATCCAAAAGATGAACAAATCTCAAATACAGCTGTGCAGTATGCGACCTTTATTTGGGATATGGTAAATGAGCAAAAAGTAGCCCTTGACCACAATGGGCGCATTACATGCACAGAATATGAGGCACTAAAATGGTTTCAAGCAATAAAAGAATTGCATAGTCATGGGTGGACCAAATCGTTTACAGAACGGCCCGTCACTACCATTTGGAGAGAAGTTATGGAATACATGTCTGACTTTCATATGGCAGAAGTACAGATGGACAAGCAGATTGTATTTTATTCTGCTACTGGCCGAGTTACAGGATATTATGCTTAA
- a CDS encoding GTPase domain-containing protein: MKQLIVGLIGETGSGKSTFCSMCSSEDIHPIISGSYGKKGTTKSTKRMIFSKEMKNFDLNEFSLSYKGGQTEFGLPLSEEIDLHPFESLTILDTQGLNDWKSDEERERTNKSILKVCDEADIILVTIPEGGNVVTTNTVLNQIFTQFCHKPIVFVYRAQQSREKLLKKEKSIPLLIPFVEDNIEKYSKINPKLGNVIKCANLPADTGVYPLFCILPNSEELSSDIEENERQSDNTVLRKYISNALQYAINLQNLLINEMADEYVKSNLEIISTTIEKIFSLENIISGMTNVKGLPLYRPYIKNFNFKPEYDIEYSWQGGTPWMYPVCGGDYTYASNDIYVNLCNIIRNSNESVAVKSSLLSVLYSISEDRHTPGSLNLRYNSYTRGVPVNWLIDIRTELLQKSPELFEEIDIYVDDNNFFDNPAQCESLLSTDEKFRVAHHDWNKCLKQFYFFTPEKQKIIKQKFSDREWSATVLVSSISKVINKIDFCRGMNEKNKDDFEKIAFDSRGKCVLWNNEV, from the coding sequence ATGAAACAATTAATTGTCGGTTTAATTGGTGAAACTGGAAGTGGTAAATCTACATTTTGTTCAATGTGTTCATCGGAAGATATTCATCCAATAATTTCAGGTTCGTATGGGAAAAAAGGCACAACAAAATCCACTAAACGAATGATATTTTCAAAAGAAATGAAAAACTTTGACTTGAATGAATTTAGCCTATCGTATAAAGGTGGACAAACAGAATTCGGTCTACCCCTCTCTGAGGAAATAGATCTTCATCCTTTTGAGTCCTTAACTATATTAGATACTCAAGGATTAAACGATTGGAAATCTGACGAAGAAAGAGAACGAACAAACAAATCAATACTTAAAGTTTGCGATGAAGCGGACATAATACTCGTAACAATTCCAGAGGGGGGTAATGTTGTAACAACGAACACTGTTTTAAATCAGATATTTACTCAGTTTTGTCATAAGCCCATTGTTTTTGTATACAGAGCTCAACAATCTAGAGAGAAGCTTTTAAAAAAAGAAAAATCAATACCTCTTTTAATACCCTTTGTTGAAGATAATATTGAAAAATATAGCAAAATAAACCCTAAATTAGGTAATGTTATTAAATGCGCCAATTTACCTGCAGATACTGGTGTATATCCTTTGTTTTGCATTTTGCCTAATAGCGAAGAGCTATCCTCTGATATTGAAGAAAATGAGCGTCAAAGCGACAATACAGTGTTAAGGAAATATATTAGTAATGCATTGCAGTATGCAATCAATTTACAAAATTTATTAATTAATGAAATGGCTGATGAATATGTAAAAAGCAATTTAGAAATAATATCAACAACAATAGAAAAAATATTTAGTTTGGAAAATATAATTTCGGGAATGACGAATGTTAAAGGATTACCATTATATAGACCTTACATTAAAAATTTTAATTTTAAACCTGAATATGATATTGAATATAGTTGGCAAGGAGGCACTCCTTGGATGTATCCCGTTTGTGGAGGTGACTATACATACGCGTCAAATGATATATACGTAAATTTATGCAATATCATAAGAAATTCAAACGAGTCTGTTGCAGTTAAAAGCTCATTGTTATCTGTACTATATTCAATATCAGAAGATAGGCATACTCCGGGAAGTCTTAATTTGCGATACAATTCTTACACTCGCGGAGTTCCGGTTAATTGGCTTATTGATATAAGAACGGAATTGTTACAAAAAAGCCCTGAATTGTTTGAGGAAATTGATATTTATGTAGATGACAATAATTTTTTTGATAATCCTGCACAATGTGAATCGTTGTTATCTACTGATGAAAAGTTTCGGGTAGCACATCATGATTGGAATAAGTGTCTAAAACAATTTTATTTTTTCACCCCGGAAAAACAAAAAATAATAAAGCAAAAGTTTAGTGATAGAGAATGGTCGGCAACTGTTTTAGTGTCTTCAATATCCAAAGTCATTAATAAAATTGATTTTTGTCGCGGTATGAATGAAAAAAATAAAGATGATTTTGAAAAGATTGCGTTTGATTCTCGAGGTAAATGTGTTCTATGGAATAATGAAGTATAA
- a CDS encoding TIGR02677 family protein: MSFLINPIKEATYLSTTKSDRYRPICYVFYQKYRQEYNAYMFLDEIYQELVTSEIFGTYFTDYNEKELEEDLKSLVKWNNLIIHQDESHAQRIEDFYKRKNYYEVTQYTISLERSLEEMRHNLQAIRGGSFERILADHILEDLTKLQKWNSSDKESFGDIRNIWRDLMSRFEALRNGTADFLSHVNSEPYERLIHTESFLPYKEKFVRLLSDFVVGIMEKKDLIEESLSLIDEKNIENIISIIVSYEAEQQINDMFEEEVVLERRRAEWLGFKGWFVEINGRKASSRFLIEQTRGTIQKIVRIADQISDKFNYFKSRKNDYLELARIFANTSDIRDCHIIAGAMFGVSNTKHFLVPHKSEDDITKHVWECDPFELPLNKKTPGNRNKRTKLPIYENPLAQMVLIQEHLEKTRMIQEKFNSIIKDGKIILEEIGVVYPEVRDLLLELLGQAMITKKFESRTEDGRRFYLRLRSNKRIHLRSTDGTLTMNDYEFVFMEEMYG; the protein is encoded by the coding sequence ATGAGCTTTCTGATTAATCCTATTAAAGAAGCTACTTATCTTTCTACTACTAAATCAGACAGATATCGTCCTATATGTTACGTTTTTTATCAGAAATATCGTCAGGAATATAATGCGTATATGTTTCTGGATGAGATATATCAAGAATTAGTAACATCTGAAATTTTTGGCACCTACTTTACAGATTATAACGAAAAGGAATTGGAAGAAGACCTTAAATCGCTTGTGAAATGGAATAACCTAATTATTCATCAAGACGAATCGCATGCACAACGTATCGAGGACTTTTATAAGCGTAAGAATTACTATGAGGTCACACAATACACTATTTCACTAGAACGTTCTCTAGAAGAAATGCGGCATAATCTGCAGGCGATTCGCGGAGGATCTTTTGAGCGTATATTAGCAGACCATATTTTAGAGGATCTGACTAAACTTCAGAAGTGGAATTCTTCGGATAAAGAATCATTTGGTGACATCCGCAACATCTGGCGTGATCTTATGTCCCGCTTTGAAGCTCTTCGTAACGGAACTGCCGACTTCTTATCACACGTAAATAGCGAACCATATGAACGTCTTATTCACACAGAATCTTTTTTGCCATATAAAGAAAAATTTGTACGGCTACTAAGCGACTTCGTGGTAGGTATCATGGAAAAGAAAGATTTAATTGAAGAAAGCCTCAGTCTAATTGATGAAAAAAATATCGAGAATATCATTTCTATAATTGTTTCCTACGAAGCTGAACAACAAATAAATGACATGTTTGAAGAGGAAGTTGTCTTAGAGCGAAGAAGGGCAGAGTGGCTCGGTTTTAAAGGGTGGTTTGTGGAAATTAATGGTCGCAAAGCGAGTTCCCGATTTCTTATAGAGCAGACACGCGGTACTATTCAGAAAATTGTACGGATTGCGGATCAGATTAGTGATAAATTCAATTATTTTAAAAGTCGCAAGAATGACTACTTGGAACTAGCCCGTATTTTTGCAAATACTTCTGATATAAGGGACTGTCATATCATTGCTGGTGCGATGTTTGGTGTGTCCAATACAAAACATTTCTTAGTTCCCCACAAATCCGAGGATGACATTACTAAACATGTGTGGGAGTGTGATCCATTCGAACTGCCACTTAACAAAAAGACACCTGGAAATCGTAACAAACGTACCAAACTGCCTATATACGAAAACCCTTTAGCTCAGATGGTCCTGATTCAGGAACATTTGGAGAAAACACGGATGATACAAGAGAAATTTAACAGTATAATCAAGGACGGGAAAATTATCCTGGAGGAGATTGGTGTAGTGTATCCTGAAGTGCGGGATTTATTGCTTGAGTTATTAGGACAAGCCATGATTACAAAAAAATTTGAAAGTAGAACAGAAGATGGTCGCCGATTTTATCTTAGGTTGCGTTCAAATAAACGTATTCACTTGCGCTCCACTGACGGAACCCTGACGATGAATGATTATGAGTTTGTGTTTATGGAGGAAATGTATGGATAG